A single region of the Vicia villosa cultivar HV-30 ecotype Madison, WI linkage group LG4, Vvil1.0, whole genome shotgun sequence genome encodes:
- the LOC131596274 gene encoding LOW QUALITY PROTEIN: uncharacterized protein LOC131596274 (The sequence of the model RefSeq protein was modified relative to this genomic sequence to represent the inferred CDS: inserted 1 base in 1 codon), which produces MAETGLSLMDPNAKKKKKTVQFSSSSSPSPLAIFSRKSLFYDRLPSLPLRLSVLKLDGSSFDIQVSKNATIAELKDSVEAVFSYMPQNGPGKISWPHVWGQFCLCYDGHKLVKEEDYLRNYGVKDGDQLNFIRHTSNNFGVQRKRSKKRVFHLKQHRRSQVNYCKQKENSGDDDDDDDDISSDENAKVKDHTKEVHVAKNKITGFMGXFVIHTTSNCEKNKNSKPDLPIDNFQVFAWQFQEDQKDCLFRKETAIFYLETVLTIFRCGIDPIDILDLDATIEPISVWLLCIEILVLFARIGKFLDKFF; this is translated from the exons ATGGCGGAAACTGGTTTATCGCTGATGGATCCCAAcgcgaagaagaagaaaaaaaccgtgcagttttcttcttcttcttctccttctccacTTGCAATTTTTTCGAGAAAAAGTTTGTTTTATGATAGGCTTCCTTCACTGCCTTTGAGACTCTCTGTTCTCAAATTAGACGGTTCTTCGTTCG atATTCAGGTTTCGAAGAATGCGACTATTGCGGAGCTTAAGGATTCAGTGGAAGCTGTTTTTAGTTATATGCCTCAGAATGGTCCGGGCAAAATTTCATG GCCACATGTTTGGGGACAGTTTTGTTTATGCTATGATGGACATAAGCTAGTTAAGGAGGAGGATTATCTTAGAAACTATGGTGTCAAGGATGGTGACCAG CTCAATTTCATCCGCCACACATCAAATAATTTCGGTGTTCAAAGAAAGCGATCAAAGAAAAGAGTTTTCCATTTGAAACAACACAGGAG gTCACAAGTGAATTACTGCAAACAGAAAGAAAATAGCGGCGACGATGACGACGACGATGACGATATTAGTTCAGATGAGAATGCAAAGGTCAAGGATCACACTAAAGAAGTGCATGTTGCAAAGAACAAGATAACTGGCTTTATGG GATTTGTTATCCACACCACTAGCAATTGTGAGaaaaacaaaaactcaaaacCAGATCTTCCCATCGACAATTTCCAGGTGTTTGCTTGGCAGTTTCAGGAAGATCAGAAGGATTGTTTGTTTCGGAAAGAGACAGCAATATTCTATTTGGAAACGGTACTAACAATATTTAG GTGCGGTATAGATCCAATTGACATCCTTGATTTGGATGCTACAATTGAACCCATATCAGTTTGGTTGTTGTGTATAGAAATTCTGGTTCTATTTGCCCGTATTGGAAAATTCTtggataaatttttttaa